The Xenorhabdus doucetiae genome has a window encoding:
- a CDS encoding darcynin family protein, whose amino-acid sequence MKYVIIWTLVFHDKWNALTRNERKKLQNTSLPEILEKYHSSISLRTIDTEGFTAEFQDFVIIETENLSDYYCMLQDMRNTLVFSEKYLSISKVFMGIENAHEIYDDN is encoded by the coding sequence ATGAAATATGTCATTATTTGGACACTGGTTTTTCATGATAAATGGAATGCTTTGACGCGAAATGAACGGAAGAAATTGCAAAATACATCGTTGCCTGAAATATTGGAAAAGTACCACTCTTCCATTAGCTTAAGAACCATCGATACAGAAGGGTTTACGGCCGAGTTTCAAGATTTTGTTATTATAGAAACGGAAAATTTAAGTGATTATTACTGTATGTTACAGGACATGAGAAACACCCTTGTTTTCTCTGAAAAATATTTATCTATATCTAAGGTTTTCATGGGAATTGAAAATGCCCATGAGATTTATGACGATAATTAA
- a CDS encoding type I polyketide synthase: protein MTNSFDIAIVGMACNFPDATTPQMFWQNLISGKESIRKFTHEELIKSGYKEEEINDPNFVPAKAILKDYKSFDNNVFGYLKDEVDKMDPQCRLLHECCWHALEDAAYVPGEMRDRVGLFAGTSFNLPWISNQLKQKLTPAEIFDVVNWSLPESVITRIAYRLGLNGPVMSVHTACSTSLVAIHTACQSILSGDCDLALAGGVSISLPQESGYTYQKGMIRSADGHCRPFDADSGGTVGGNGVGILLLKLLDCALEDNDHIHAIIKGISVNNDGQRKVGFTAPSIEGQIEVISNAQMLAGVEPEDISYIECHGTATEIGDPIEVTALARVFQHSQHTCWLGAVKSNIGHLDEAAGIAGVIKTVMSLKNKQLAPTLHYKKPNDKLYLDETPFKVVDCPMEWTVPEGKKRMAGVSSFGIGGTNAHIVLAETDRQENIPDDESPNVFLISAETPEALQNNQQNLLNVLKDSKSYRLNDVAYVLQEGRKHLRYRKAFMGSTYQELCSALERATTNPAKAKDAEQSIVFMFPGQGAQYTNMALSLYENHSLFRSMVDSCLLLASEYLGESLRDKWFENGNSDYLSQTQYAQPAIFIIEYALSHCLIDNGIKPSVLIGYSFGELVAATIAEVFTLEDALKFVVRRGQLMQSLPAGAMLSIPLPASEVLPLCPEHIVIAIDNKDSCVVSSDEKSIEEFSQILKKKRILTTPIKSKHAAHSPVMAEINKELLQMLSGFTLSSPKTAIMSSVTGKILSETEVKSIQYWAEQAERTVCFVQGIENILNSSKHYVLLEVGVGRDLVNLVRRYTLPEDAQAIIQLLPEDNKAATQPYLFWSGLGKIWQQGIKIHWDKVRPSSDCKRISLPGYAFDRSIYWPENANFLHLFSGNESIETSQTPILKNENMSDWFYQSVWQQDILKHSKQNKHAKTALLFRLGECSEQSTLYKQELNNHYHKIIQVNIGSKCEFEIGIPSTLRALHVEDYENLFRFLNKNEVPIEEIIIDCTGGNLAVNEQLASALYLIKSHRAFCNVNKLTDITLLVQNAREVCNEPDIDPRAAAMLAISTVIRQEFHEVNCRAIDVGNPDDCSAEILIREIEAGGNKTVIYRNNRRWTEAFLSYSPFVKDNISCLKKEGVYLLIGGRGFIGHTFSQYLATEYHAHLVISSRSKHEYAGDQKWQSVAEASANLEFIQVNASDRVAMEKLINDMVAKYGRIDGVFYLAGLTDDASFRSISETEMEYIDSHLVPKQKGIMVLEQVLEPVDYDFCLVISSLAPILGGVGFYAYAAASAYLDAFVSQHNRKNPKTWTLINWDGWELAEKDKINEKVGSSLSHLLVTRNEGTFLLEDVLKYQERQAVVISTADINARIAQWSAPSIHDNEAETQYEDYSVRPDLDVEYILPNSEIEEKLISIWQDFLRIKPIGLKDDFFELGGNSLKAITLLSRIHKNCKIDVSLTYFFKNPTIEDIVILCGSQSESEYQMILPAEVQDNYPLSSGQRRLYLQQIFDKNSVAYNETAVFNIIGNLDKEKFNKTLQLLFKRHDSLRMSFILCDGEPRQKCNNDIELNIDYLKFDSSDMSDDEIKVKVNSLIRPFNLNKPPLIRVTLLEIREEQYIFFLDLHHIISDGLSQDIFVRDFLSLYQDEELKPLEIQYKDYTVWQQKMLNDNRILKQKEFWLSNLKDLPEFKLPTDYVRTNEVGNTGGWISFVIDKELSDQLDALAEQENITKFMLFISSYALLLKDISGQDEFAVGTPILGRPQSELQDIIGMFVNLLPITFKCESELSFNHFVKNVAETTITSFENANFQFEDMVKELNIKPRLNRTPIFDTVFSYMNIGMADFILPEVKFSRYDINQKNTRFDITFFVKENHEGYEFNIEYKKNLFKEETINYFKQRYLTLLNSIVARPDTAIKQILSMDNEGSHSEIAEDDLFDFNF from the coding sequence ATGACGAATTCATTTGATATAGCCATAGTTGGAATGGCTTGTAATTTTCCTGATGCGACAACACCACAAATGTTTTGGCAAAACCTGATTTCAGGAAAAGAAAGTATAAGAAAATTTACGCATGAAGAATTAATTAAGAGTGGTTACAAAGAGGAAGAGATCAATGATCCTAACTTTGTACCCGCTAAAGCCATACTCAAAGATTACAAGTCTTTTGATAATAACGTCTTTGGTTATCTCAAAGATGAAGTTGATAAAATGGACCCCCAATGTCGATTATTGCATGAGTGCTGTTGGCATGCCTTAGAAGATGCGGCTTATGTCCCCGGTGAAATGCGGGACAGGGTCGGTTTGTTCGCCGGTACATCGTTCAATTTACCGTGGATTTCTAATCAGTTAAAACAGAAGCTGACTCCGGCTGAAATATTTGATGTTGTCAACTGGAGTCTTCCGGAATCTGTTATTACCCGGATAGCCTATAGATTGGGCCTGAATGGGCCTGTCATGTCCGTCCACACGGCATGTTCAACCTCTCTGGTTGCCATCCATACTGCCTGCCAGTCAATATTAAGTGGCGATTGCGATCTCGCTTTGGCGGGAGGCGTTTCCATTTCACTGCCTCAGGAATCTGGTTATACATACCAGAAGGGAATGATTCGTTCAGCGGATGGTCACTGCCGGCCATTTGACGCAGATTCAGGGGGGACCGTGGGCGGCAACGGAGTCGGGATTTTGCTGCTAAAACTACTTGATTGCGCTTTAGAGGATAATGATCACATCCATGCGATTATAAAAGGCATATCAGTCAATAATGACGGGCAACGTAAAGTCGGCTTCACGGCACCAAGCATTGAGGGGCAAATCGAGGTTATTTCCAATGCACAGATGTTGGCTGGCGTTGAACCGGAAGATATCAGTTACATAGAATGTCATGGGACAGCGACTGAAATAGGTGATCCGATTGAAGTCACCGCGTTGGCTCGTGTATTCCAACATTCTCAGCATACTTGTTGGTTAGGTGCGGTAAAAAGCAATATCGGTCATTTAGACGAAGCCGCGGGGATTGCCGGCGTTATTAAAACTGTTATGTCATTGAAGAATAAACAATTAGCGCCTACTCTGCATTATAAAAAGCCGAATGATAAATTATATTTAGATGAAACACCGTTTAAAGTGGTGGATTGTCCGATGGAATGGACAGTTCCTGAAGGTAAAAAGAGAATGGCCGGGGTCAGTTCGTTTGGTATTGGTGGAACGAATGCACATATTGTGCTGGCTGAAACAGACAGGCAAGAAAATATCCCGGATGATGAATCTCCCAATGTATTCTTAATCTCAGCCGAAACACCTGAAGCTTTGCAAAATAATCAACAGAATTTGCTTAACGTACTTAAAGATTCGAAATCGTACCGTTTAAATGATGTTGCCTATGTTTTGCAGGAAGGAAGAAAACATCTCCGCTACCGTAAAGCATTTATGGGTTCAACATACCAAGAACTCTGTTCGGCGCTGGAAAGGGCAACAACCAATCCGGCAAAAGCAAAAGATGCAGAGCAGAGTATCGTATTTATGTTCCCGGGTCAGGGAGCACAATATACAAATATGGCATTATCACTTTATGAAAACCATTCATTATTCCGCTCTATGGTGGATTCATGTTTACTTTTAGCTTCAGAGTATCTTGGTGAATCTCTCCGGGATAAGTGGTTTGAGAATGGCAACAGTGATTATCTTAGTCAGACACAATATGCGCAGCCCGCCATTTTTATTATCGAATATGCGCTTTCTCATTGCTTGATTGATAATGGAATAAAACCTTCTGTTCTTATTGGTTATAGCTTTGGGGAATTGGTTGCGGCAACAATTGCTGAAGTTTTCACTCTAGAAGATGCGTTAAAATTTGTCGTAAGACGCGGACAGCTTATGCAAAGTCTGCCTGCTGGTGCAATGCTGAGTATCCCGTTACCTGCATCAGAAGTATTGCCGCTTTGCCCTGAGCACATTGTTATTGCGATAGATAATAAAGATTCTTGTGTCGTTTCATCTGATGAAAAATCCATTGAAGAATTTTCTCAGATATTAAAGAAAAAACGTATTTTGACGACACCCATAAAATCTAAACATGCTGCCCATTCCCCTGTAATGGCTGAAATAAATAAAGAATTGTTGCAAATGCTTTCTGGTTTTACGTTAAGTTCCCCGAAAACAGCCATTATGTCGTCTGTGACCGGTAAAATTTTGTCTGAGACAGAGGTAAAATCAATTCAATATTGGGCTGAACAAGCAGAAAGGACAGTGTGTTTTGTTCAGGGAATCGAAAATATACTCAATAGTAGTAAACATTATGTATTGCTTGAAGTCGGCGTGGGAAGAGACCTTGTTAATTTAGTTCGACGATATACCTTACCGGAAGATGCTCAAGCCATTATTCAATTGCTGCCGGAAGATAATAAAGCCGCAACCCAGCCTTATTTGTTCTGGTCTGGTTTAGGTAAAATATGGCAACAAGGCATTAAAATCCACTGGGACAAAGTACGTCCATCGTCAGATTGTAAACGTATTTCACTGCCAGGTTACGCGTTTGACAGAAGTATTTACTGGCCTGAAAATGCCAATTTCTTACATCTGTTTTCTGGTAATGAAAGTATCGAAACGAGTCAGACTCCTATTCTCAAAAATGAGAATATGTCGGATTGGTTTTATCAATCTGTTTGGCAGCAAGATATTCTGAAACATTCGAAGCAAAATAAGCATGCTAAGACAGCACTTTTATTCCGGTTGGGAGAGTGTTCTGAGCAAAGCACTCTCTATAAACAGGAATTAAATAATCATTATCATAAAATTATTCAGGTTAACATTGGTTCAAAATGCGAATTTGAGATTGGAATACCCAGTACCCTTCGTGCTCTTCACGTGGAAGATTATGAAAATTTATTCAGGTTTCTTAATAAGAATGAAGTTCCTATTGAAGAGATTATCATTGATTGCACAGGGGGAAACCTGGCAGTTAATGAACAATTGGCCTCGGCTCTCTATTTAATTAAATCACACCGTGCATTTTGCAATGTCAATAAACTCACGGATATTACCTTACTTGTTCAGAACGCACGTGAAGTTTGCAATGAGCCTGATATTGATCCACGTGCCGCCGCGATGTTGGCTATCAGCACGGTCATTCGACAAGAGTTTCACGAAGTGAATTGCCGCGCGATAGACGTTGGTAATCCTGATGATTGCTCTGCTGAGATATTAATACGCGAAATAGAAGCAGGTGGAAATAAAACAGTTATCTATAGAAACAATCGAAGATGGACTGAAGCATTTTTATCCTATAGTCCTTTTGTGAAAGATAACATTTCTTGTTTAAAAAAAGAGGGTGTGTATTTACTCATTGGTGGGCGAGGGTTTATCGGCCACACATTCTCTCAATATCTTGCAACAGAATATCATGCTCACTTGGTTATTTCTTCACGATCTAAACATGAATATGCAGGTGATCAGAAATGGCAATCAGTAGCAGAAGCCTCCGCTAACTTAGAATTTATTCAGGTTAATGCAAGCGATCGTGTCGCAATGGAGAAACTTATCAATGATATGGTTGCTAAATATGGTCGCATTGATGGTGTATTCTATTTGGCGGGATTAACCGATGACGCTTCGTTTAGATCGATCAGTGAAACAGAAATGGAATATATTGATAGCCACCTTGTGCCCAAGCAAAAAGGGATAATGGTATTAGAACAGGTTTTGGAACCCGTTGATTATGATTTTTGTTTAGTTATTTCTTCTTTAGCTCCGATTCTCGGTGGTGTGGGATTTTATGCCTATGCAGCAGCCAGTGCCTATTTAGATGCGTTTGTATCGCAACATAACCGGAAGAATCCGAAAACCTGGACATTAATTAACTGGGATGGCTGGGAATTAGCTGAAAAAGATAAAATTAACGAAAAAGTGGGAAGCAGCTTATCACACTTGCTTGTGACGAGAAATGAAGGCACTTTTTTATTGGAAGATGTACTCAAATATCAGGAAAGACAGGCTGTTGTCATTTCGACTGCGGATATCAATGCACGTATTGCTCAATGGTCAGCACCTTCTATCCATGATAATGAAGCAGAGACTCAGTATGAGGATTATTCAGTCAGGCCTGATTTAGACGTTGAGTATATTTTACCAAATAGTGAAATTGAAGAGAAATTAATCTCAATCTGGCAAGATTTCTTAAGAATTAAACCTATTGGTTTAAAAGATGATTTCTTTGAACTGGGCGGTAATTCACTTAAAGCAATAACATTATTATCACGAATTCATAAAAACTGTAAAATAGATGTATCATTAACGTATTTCTTTAAAAATCCGACGATCGAAGATATTGTCATATTATGTGGCTCTCAGTCGGAATCAGAGTATCAGATGATATTGCCGGCAGAGGTTCAAGATAATTATCCATTATCTTCCGGCCAGCGGAGACTTTATTTACAACAGATATTTGATAAAAACTCTGTCGCTTATAACGAAACAGCAGTGTTTAATATTATCGGAAATTTAGATAAAGAGAAATTTAACAAAACACTTCAATTATTATTTAAACGACACGATTCACTGAGAATGTCATTCATTTTATGTGATGGAGAGCCGAGACAAAAATGTAACAATGATATTGAGTTAAACATCGATTATTTAAAATTCGATTCATCCGATATGAGTGATGATGAAATAAAAGTTAAAGTTAATAGTTTGATTAGACCGTTTAATTTAAACAAGCCGCCACTGATTAGAGTTACCCTGCTTGAGATAAGAGAAGAACAATATATATTTTTCTTGGATTTACATCATATTATTTCAGATGGGCTTTCTCAAGATATCTTTGTCAGGGATTTTTTAAGTCTTTATCAAGATGAAGAACTCAAGCCTTTAGAAATACAATATAAAGACTATACAGTCTGGCAACAAAAAATGTTAAATGATAACCGTATATTGAAGCAGAAAGAGTTTTGGTTATCAAATTTAAAAGATTTGCCTGAATTTAAATTACCAACAGATTATGTCCGGACAAATGAAGTAGGTAACACAGGTGGCTGGATAAGCTTTGTTATTGACAAAGAATTGAGTGATCAACTTGATGCTTTGGCAGAACAAGAGAATATTACAAAATTCATGCTGTTCATTTCATCTTACGCTCTTTTGTTGAAAGATATCTCTGGGCAAGATGAATTTGCAGTCGGTACCCCAATATTGGGTCGGCCACAAAGTGAACTGCAAGATATTATTGGTATGTTTGTTAATTTGCTGCCGATCACCTTTAAATGTGAAAGTGAATTATCATTTAATCATTTTGTTAAAAATGTTGCTGAAACAACAATAACATCATTTGAAAATGCTAATTTTCAGTTTGAGGATATGGTAAAAGAGCTGAATATCAAACCACGGTTAAATAGAACGCCGATCTTCGATACAGTATTTTCCTATATGAATATTGGTATGGCTGATTTTATATTGCCTGAAGTTAAATTCTCTCGTTATGATATTAATCAGAAAAATACCCGTTTTGATATCACATTCTTTGTTAAGGAAAATCATGAAGGTTATGAGTTCAATATTGAGTACAAAAAGAATTTATTTAAAGAGGAAACAATAAATTATTTTAAACAGAGATATTTAACATTGTTAAATAGTATTGTTGCCCGTCCTGATACAGCAATTAAACAAATATTGAGTATGGATAATGAAGGAAGTCATAGTGAAATAGCAGAAGATGATTTATTTGACTTTAATTTCTAA
- a CDS encoding serine hydrolase domain-containing protein, protein MKIRLLLAFFSLLFMSMSFAQNESTDPAELKEQLLEYMDVGKIPGLSLMFIDKQNQIHLITLGKQNENPGENVKPETIFELGSTSKAFTGLIAAKLLEEGKIKPDTTVSSILPELSFYYEDKPVEVSFIQLLHHSSGVPFSSVDFIYGGYSGDSLAQMIKNIGRINLEDSPDTRYSYATINYDIAARMMEVITQQPYSELLQDYVLTPLKMSDTSIDSVVSNKATGYQISYLAPRPYDAPFFISNTPAGYIQTNAIDMEKWLRFLIEDNDSLLSQYKKRMLEPNTKLSTNEGENVHYALGWSINNDKIYHTGMNPNFSSFVGFNTQSHVAVVVMANVNSNVPFTIGEQILQQLSSGNGTIKLKSANDIELFDTFDRLFLIASAFLSLFSIWVAFRIYRNVVNKNRQPLSAIKKFTVIILVFFCLSLMFLCFFFPSILLNMSWNSLIIWMPMSFILMLTLLISTLVMSLINLLVIFFKHISYAKN, encoded by the coding sequence ATGAAAATCAGATTGCTTCTTGCTTTTTTTAGTCTCTTATTTATGTCAATGTCTTTTGCTCAAAATGAATCAACTGACCCTGCGGAACTAAAGGAACAACTGCTTGAATATATGGATGTCGGTAAAATACCTGGGTTATCATTGATGTTTATTGATAAACAAAATCAAATCCATTTGATAACTTTAGGAAAACAAAATGAAAACCCCGGAGAAAACGTTAAACCGGAAACAATATTTGAATTAGGTTCGACAAGTAAGGCATTTACTGGGTTAATAGCAGCAAAACTCCTTGAAGAGGGAAAAATAAAACCAGATACAACCGTTTCTTCTATCTTGCCAGAACTCTCATTCTATTATGAAGATAAACCTGTAGAAGTGAGTTTTATCCAACTGTTACATCATTCATCAGGTGTTCCGTTTTCAAGTGTTGATTTTATTTATGGTGGTTATAGTGGTGATTCATTAGCGCAGATGATAAAGAATATTGGGCGGATAAATCTTGAGGATAGCCCTGATACACGTTATTCCTATGCAACCATTAATTATGATATTGCAGCCAGGATGATGGAAGTTATTACACAACAACCTTATTCTGAGCTATTGCAGGATTACGTGTTAACACCGCTGAAAATGAGTGACACTTCCATTGATTCTGTGGTCAGCAATAAAGCAACAGGATATCAGATAAGTTATCTTGCACCCAGACCCTATGATGCCCCTTTTTTCATTTCTAATACTCCCGCCGGATATATTCAGACAAATGCGATAGATATGGAAAAATGGCTACGCTTTCTTATTGAAGATAATGATTCGCTGTTAAGTCAATATAAGAAACGGATGCTCGAGCCTAACACTAAATTATCGACCAATGAGGGAGAAAATGTGCATTATGCACTAGGATGGTCGATAAATAATGATAAGATCTATCATACCGGAATGAATCCGAATTTCTCCAGTTTTGTCGGTTTTAATACTCAATCTCATGTCGCTGTTGTGGTAATGGCGAATGTTAATAGTAATGTGCCGTTTACTATTGGCGAACAAATTCTGCAACAACTTTCATCAGGTAATGGCACAATAAAATTAAAATCTGCCAATGATATTGAGTTGTTTGATACCTTTGACAGACTATTTTTAATAGCCAGTGCCTTCCTTTCCCTGTTTTCAATATGGGTTGCATTTAGAATCTATCGGAATGTTGTGAATAAAAACAGGCAGCCTCTTTCTGCGATAAAGAAATTCACTGTGATCATTTTGGTCTTTTTCTGTTTATCCTTAATGTTTTTATGCTTTTTCTTTCCTTCCATTTTATTGAATATGTCTTGGAATTCATTGATTATCTGGATGCCAATGAGTTTCATATTGATGTTAACGTTGTTAATATCAACGTTAGTCATGAGTCTGATTAATCTGCTTGTTATATTTTTTAAACATATATCTTATGCCAAAAACTAG
- a CDS encoding thioesterase II family protein: MLDKINLNKPVNARLRLYLFHHAGGSHMFYRAWQRELPDWIEFIAIELPGRGLSFGKTCLESIEEIIDKLLPAIKTDKPFAFFGHSMGALIAYELTLKLQTHGVHPLWIGLSSFKPAHIKKKESVKRYMMEDKPFLDYLKTLGDTSELIEDKHALQIMLTIIRKDFKVIDNCVMSESQIDNKTAVSLFYAKDDPEVTYEMIKEWSRYILGQCTIYGFQGGHFYLQKYKNDVIKKIESEINEII, encoded by the coding sequence ATGTTAGATAAGATTAATTTAAATAAGCCTGTCAATGCGAGATTGAGATTATATCTTTTTCATCACGCAGGTGGATCTCATATGTTTTATCGGGCATGGCAACGCGAATTGCCAGACTGGATAGAGTTCATTGCAATAGAGCTTCCTGGCAGGGGATTAAGTTTTGGTAAAACGTGTCTGGAATCTATAGAGGAAATTATAGATAAATTATTGCCTGCGATTAAAACCGATAAACCCTTCGCATTTTTTGGTCACAGTATGGGGGCATTAATTGCTTATGAGTTGACATTGAAATTACAAACACATGGTGTTCATCCATTGTGGATTGGGTTATCTTCCTTTAAACCAGCGCATATAAAGAAAAAAGAATCAGTCAAACGTTATATGATGGAAGATAAACCGTTTTTAGATTATCTTAAAACACTGGGTGATACCAGTGAACTAATTGAAGATAAACATGCGTTACAGATAATGCTTACGATAATTAGAAAGGATTTTAAAGTTATTGATAATTGTGTAATGAGCGAATCACAAATCGATAATAAAACAGCGGTGAGTCTTTTTTATGCTAAAGATGATCCAGAAGTTACCTATGAAATGATAAAAGAATGGTCGAGATATATTTTAGGTCAATGCACAATTTATGGATTTCAGGGTGGGCATTTTTATTTGCAGAAATACAAAAATGATGTCATCAAGAAAATTGAATCTGAAATAAATGAAATTATATAG
- a CDS encoding non-ribosomal peptide synthetase, translating to MMNIKDELNTNIDKVYFWKKVINEYEPSGFEKSLISNNDGVNIQNISFSREVSNNLLFMANSSDKRLSLLLLSLFGFAESIMQRSKNSLILTTNYIDNDEFPKILCVPAKYEPDQTLVGLIKTVSKSTHDLLQYKLDSFQDVCDQPKFFTSCILLKNCQAVNKEIYDLSVSQLLFEHDSEIISCEIHSPYSVNYYNELIKMVELLVQQVRSEETLSTLKLSESSGQYTDPLSSKIERHFTIHSLFAEKAKIHPLRIAVTDENSSLNYIELDKLSSFFASKLLSQGIKQYDAVGIHMNRSCTAIVAMLAVLKIGAKYCPFDINWPIERKKYVKDTSAIKYLIVSDETACELENCQNIVYAPLEINTDIDADEKFHITSEDSAYIIFTSGSTGAPKGVEVSHSAVINLVLGLHDRVYQHYQDQAPLNVAMMSALSFDASVQQLYPALLLGHTLHIVPESVRIDGKSVVEFWRKSTIHIADCTPTHLRMIHTQFAENSIHFTVNHLMIGGELLEKHNWHNFAKCWASVPNASNAYGPTECCVQSSSFEFNENSDIQTATIPIGFPMPGEEIILIDDFLRQLPQGAVGEIAIAGNGLAKGYINNPSLTAEKFIIIDGKRYYRTGDLSQYSGENGLIYLGRSDSQVKINGYRIELGEIEVITQKSVYEQMNESELSSEAVCDVFVMVNSQDLDNKILVAYIYTHIEFDQEILKSALVKHLPSYMIPHYFIKVEEFPQNNSGKIDVTKLPDPRSMVRSSELKPCSSEVEVNILSLWADVLKINKENISVYDNFFDLGGSSYTLLQLSIKLNEFFNKEIEVVDLFQYTTIEQQANFIESHGKIEENNLFYNNQLEQFDKVLGMFN from the coding sequence ATGATGAATATAAAAGATGAATTAAATACAAATATTGATAAAGTCTATTTCTGGAAGAAAGTGATTAATGAATATGAACCATCAGGGTTTGAAAAATCGTTGATATCCAATAATGATGGTGTGAATATACAAAATATATCATTTTCACGTGAAGTATCAAATAATCTCTTGTTTATGGCGAATAGTTCAGATAAACGATTAAGTCTTTTGCTTTTATCGTTGTTCGGATTTGCCGAGTCAATTATGCAGAGAAGTAAGAACTCTTTAATTTTAACCACAAATTACATAGATAATGATGAGTTCCCAAAAATACTGTGTGTTCCTGCAAAGTATGAACCTGATCAAACTTTGGTCGGGCTTATAAAAACAGTATCTAAAAGTACACATGATTTATTGCAGTATAAATTGGATTCCTTTCAGGATGTTTGTGATCAACCTAAGTTTTTTACATCTTGTATTTTATTGAAAAACTGTCAGGCAGTGAATAAAGAAATTTATGATTTATCTGTTTCTCAATTACTTTTTGAGCATGATAGCGAAATAATCAGTTGTGAAATTCATTCTCCTTATTCTGTGAATTATTATAATGAACTGATTAAAATGGTAGAGTTATTAGTACAGCAGGTTCGTTCTGAAGAAACGCTCAGTACCCTTAAATTATCTGAGAGTTCGGGTCAATATACCGATCCATTGTCATCTAAGATTGAACGTCATTTTACTATTCACTCTTTATTTGCGGAAAAAGCAAAAATACATCCTTTGCGTATCGCAGTAACGGATGAAAATTCTTCTCTTAATTACATTGAGTTAGATAAATTAAGTTCATTTTTTGCATCTAAGTTGTTAAGTCAGGGTATTAAACAATATGATGCTGTCGGTATTCATATGAACCGTTCATGTACAGCGATTGTCGCTATGTTGGCGGTTCTGAAAATAGGCGCTAAATATTGCCCGTTTGATATCAATTGGCCGATAGAACGGAAGAAATATGTCAAAGACACTTCTGCCATTAAGTATTTAATTGTTTCCGATGAAACGGCTTGTGAGCTTGAAAATTGCCAAAATATTGTTTATGCACCACTTGAGATTAATACTGATATTGATGCCGACGAGAAATTTCATATAACGTCTGAAGATTCGGCTTATATTATTTTCACTTCAGGTTCAACAGGAGCACCGAAAGGTGTAGAAGTTTCCCACTCTGCTGTAATCAATCTGGTTTTAGGGCTACATGATCGGGTTTATCAGCATTATCAAGATCAGGCTCCTCTTAATGTCGCCATGATGTCTGCATTGAGCTTCGATGCCTCAGTACAACAGTTATATCCTGCATTGTTACTCGGTCATACCCTCCATATAGTACCGGAATCAGTTAGGATAGATGGAAAAAGTGTCGTTGAGTTTTGGCGTAAGAGTACTATCCATATTGCCGATTGTACTCCGACACATTTGCGTATGATCCACACACAATTTGCTGAAAATTCCATTCATTTTACCGTGAATCATCTGATGATTGGTGGCGAATTGTTGGAAAAACACAACTGGCATAACTTTGCTAAATGCTGGGCGTCGGTTCCTAATGCCTCTAATGCTTATGGCCCTACAGAATGTTGTGTTCAGTCTTCTTCTTTTGAATTTAACGAGAATAGTGATATTCAAACAGCCACGATCCCGATAGGTTTTCCTATGCCGGGAGAAGAGATTATATTGATTGACGACTTTTTAAGACAGTTACCTCAAGGTGCCGTCGGTGAGATTGCCATTGCTGGAAATGGTCTTGCAAAAGGTTATATCAATAATCCATCGTTAACGGCCGAAAAATTTATTATCATTGATGGTAAAAGATATTATAGGACAGGTGATCTCTCCCAATACTCTGGCGAAAATGGTTTAATCTATCTTGGCCGGTCCGATAGTCAGGTTAAAATTAATGGTTATCGTATTGAATTAGGCGAGATAGAAGTCATTACGCAAAAATCAGTGTATGAGCAAATGAATGAATCTGAACTGAGTTCAGAGGCCGTATGTGATGTTTTTGTCATGGTTAACTCTCAAGATTTAGACAATAAAATTTTGGTCGCTTATATCTATACTCATATTGAATTTGATCAGGAAATTTTGAAAAGTGCATTGGTTAAACACTTGCCAAGTTACATGATCCCCCACTATTTCATTAAGGTTGAAGAATTTCCACAAAACAATAGCGGTAAAATCGATGTGACAAAATTACCTGATCCCAGAAGTATGGTAAGAAGTAGTGAATTGAAACCTTGTAGCAGTGAGGTTGAAGTAAATATATTATCTTTATGGGCTGATGTTTTAAAAATAAATAAAGAAAATATCAGTGTATATGATAATTTCTTTGATTTGGGTGGTTCTTCATACACATTATTACAACTTAGTATTAAATTAAATGAGTTCTTTAATAAAGAAATTGAGGTTGTTGACTTATTCCAATATACAACAATAGAGCAACAAGCCAATTTCATAGAATCTCATGGGAAGATAGAAGAGAATAATTTATTTTATAATAATCAACTGGAACAATTTGATAAGGTGTTAGGGATGTTTAATTAG